A genomic window from Anguilla rostrata isolate EN2019 chromosome 14, ASM1855537v3, whole genome shotgun sequence includes:
- the brap gene encoding BRCA1-associated protein — translation MSVSLVVIRLELADESLFPKGFQYTAADMSEEEFKERALGSAKVALSGKSDLDRTAVLHQHIGSRAMTDMVIETFNHSTDKSGGPESGDAGEGEEASPQSRGSPSPSEERPGSGGPKDATEGVTLPDSPSKQLPDQISFFSGNPSVEIVHGIMHLYKTNKMTSLTEDGRRSAMLCILTVPAAMTSHDLMRFVAPYNDVMEHMKIIRDSTPNQYMVLVKFSAQADADGFYTACNGRQFNSIEDAVCQLVYVERAEVIKSEEGASLPVMDLTELPKCTVCLERMDESVNGVLTTLCNHSFHSQCLQRWEDASCPVCRYCQTPEPVEENKCFECGVQENLWICLICGHIGCGRYVSRHAYKHFEETQHTYAMQLTNHRVWDYAGDNYVHRLVASKTDGKMVQYECEGDSCQEEKIDALQLEYSYLLTSQLDSQRIYWENKILHLEKDTAEEINNMKAKFKETIDKCDNLERRLGDLVKEKQSMDKKCTQLSSRVSKLSQELQEEQELNRCLRANQAQLQAQLREEERRAQEGGEHKDGRIAELQEQLRDVMFYLETQQQISQMPAAARQELQEGQINIASGPSPPAPARLGGRKGRGKRGK, via the exons aTGAGTGTGTCACTGGTTGTAATCCGTTTGGAGCTTGCGGACGAGTCTCTGTTTCCAAAAGGTTTCCAGTACACCG CCGCAGACATGTCTGAGGAGGAGTTCAAAGAGAGGGCCCTGGGGTCCGCCAAGGTCGCCCTGAGTGGAAAGTCGGACCTGGACCGGACGGCCGTCCTACACCAGCACATCGGGAGCAGGGCTATGACGGATATGGTGATCGAGACCTTCAACCACAGCACAG ATAAGAGCGGGGGTCCGGAGTCCGGGGACGCGGGCGAAGGGGAGGAGGCCAGCCCCCAGTCCCGGGGCAGCCCCAGCCCCTCGGAGGAACGGCCCGGCAGCGGGGGGCCCAAAGACGCCACGGAGGGGGTCACTTTGCCCGACTCGCCCTCCAAGCAGCTGCCCGACCAGATCTCCTTCTTCAGCGGGAACCCCTCGGTGGAGATCGTCCACGGCATCATGCACCTGTACAAGACCAA CAAGATGACATCGCTGACGGAGGACGGTCGGCGCAGCGCCATGCTTTGCATCCTGACGGTGCCCGCCGCCATGACCAGTCACGACCTCATGAGGTTTGTGGCGCCCTACAACGACGTCATGGAGCACATGAAGATCATCCGGGACTCCACGCCCAACCAGTACATGGTGCTGGTCAAGTTCAGCGCTCAG GCCGACGCTGATGGCTTCTACACCGCCTGCAACGGCCGGCAGTTCAACTCCATCGAGGACGCGGTCTGTCAGCTGGTCTACGTGGAGAGGGCCGAGGTTATCAAGTCTGAGGAG GGAGCCAGCCTGCCGGTGATGGACCTGACGGAGCTGCCCAAGTGCACCGTGTGTCTGGAGCGGATGGACGAGTCGGTCAACGGCGTGCTGACCACGCTGTGCAACCACAGCTTCCACAGTCAGTGCCTGCAGCGCTGGGAGGACGCCTC gtgtcCTGTGTGCAGGTACTGCCAGACCCCCGAACCCGTGGAGGAGAACAAATGCTTCGAGTGTGGCGTGCAGGAG AACTTGTGGATCTGTTTGATCTGCGGCCACATTGGCTGTGGGCGCTACGTTAGCCGCCACGCCTACAAGCATTTCGAGGAGACGCAGCACACCTACGCCATGCAGCTGACCAACCACCGCGTGTGGGACTACGCCGGGG atAACTACGTGCACCGGCTGGTGGCCAGCAAGACGGATGGTAAGATGGTGCAGTACGAGTGTGAGGGAGACTCCTGTCAGGAGGAGAAGATCGACGCCCTGCAGCTGGAG TACTCTTATTTGCTGACTAGCCAGCTGGACTCCCAGAGAATTTACTGGGAAAACAAAATCTTACATTTGGAAAAAGACACGGCAGAGGAG ATCAACAACATGAAGGCCAAGTTCAAGGAGACGATCGATAAATGTGATAATCTGGAGCGGCGGCTCGGGGACCTGGTCAAGGAGAAGCAGTCCATGGATAAGAA gtgCACTCAGCTGAGCTCGCGGGTGAGCAAGCTGtcgcaggagctgcaggaggagcaggagctgaaCCGCTGCCTGCGGGCCAACCAGGCGCAGCTGCAGGCGCAGCTGCgggaggaggagcggcgggCGCAGGAGGGCGGCGAGCACAAGGACGGCCGCATCGCCgagctgcaggagcagctgcgCGACGTCATGTTCTACCTGGAGACGCAGCAGCAGATCAGCCAGAtgcccgccgccgcccgccagGAGCTCCAGGAGGGCCAGATCAACATCGCCTCTgggccctccccccccgcgcccgccAGGCTGGGCGGCAGGAAGGGCCGGGGCAAGAGGGGCAAGTAG